From Verrucomicrobiia bacterium, one genomic window encodes:
- the tnpA gene encoding IS200/IS605 family transposase, whose translation MPQSLSAIYTHLVFSTKERRPWLRDQATREALYAFLAGVSNQLDCPALIIGGAEDHVHLLTRFSRTITQANWVKELKRVSHDWLSQQGDEYVDFQWQAGYANFSVSASNLEKVKDYISSQADHHKKIGFQDELRALLRKHDLKWDEHYLWD comes from the coding sequence ATGCCACAATCGCTCTCGGCCATTTACACTCACTTGGTCTTCTCAACGAAAGAACGTCGTCCCTGGCTGCGAGATCAGGCCACCCGCGAAGCCCTCTACGCCTTCCTCGCCGGAGTTTCAAATCAATTGGATTGCCCGGCGTTAATCATAGGTGGCGCAGAAGATCATGTGCATTTGCTGACGCGTTTTAGCCGCACCATCACCCAGGCAAACTGGGTAAAAGAATTAAAACGCGTATCGCATGATTGGCTTAGCCAGCAGGGCGATGAATACGTGGATTTCCAATGGCAAGCAGGCTACGCAAATTTTTCCGTCAGCGCATCCAATTTGGAAAAAGTGAAAGATTACATTTCCAGTCAAGCAGACCACCATAAAAAAATTGGATTCCAGGACGAGCTACGCGCGTTATTGCGCAAACACGATTTAAAGTGGGACGAACACTATTTGTGGGATTAA
- a CDS encoding DUF6580 family putative transport protein, protein MKGKTILPIILMLLLALTRWPGLMPQNFSAVYAIMFCAGVYFPRRLVWWLPFLTLALTDLLLNLYYHAHYGSPIFSPELLGNYLAYAAIVWLGRQFNHRSNFFALLAGGLLGAIIFYLITNTISWFLNPFNNPEYTKTLGGWILALTKGTQGWPETWQFFRNTFTSSGLFTALFAGAMKLMEATEPEPQEEKEPEEKPQDQPQPEEAKA, encoded by the coding sequence GTGAAAGGAAAAACCATACTGCCCATCATCCTGATGCTCCTCCTCGCGCTCACGCGCTGGCCCGGCCTCATGCCCCAGAACTTCAGCGCCGTTTACGCCATCATGTTCTGCGCCGGCGTTTACTTCCCTCGGCGACTCGTCTGGTGGCTCCCCTTCCTCACCCTCGCCCTCACCGACCTATTACTCAACCTCTACTACCACGCCCACTACGGCTCACCCATCTTCAGCCCGGAATTGCTTGGAAACTACCTCGCCTACGCCGCCATAGTGTGGCTCGGACGCCAATTCAACCACCGCTCCAACTTCTTTGCCCTCCTCGCCGGTGGACTCCTCGGCGCCATCATTTTTTACCTTATCACCAACACCATCTCCTGGTTCCTCAACCCATTTAACAATCCCGAATACACCAAGACATTGGGCGGCTGGATCCTCGCCCTCACCAAAGGAACCCAAGGCTGGCCCGAAACCTGGCAATTCTTCCGCAATACATTTACCAGCAGCGGCCTCTTCACCGCATTATTCGCCGGCGCCATGAAACTAATGGAAGCCACCGAACCCGAACCCCAGGAAGAAAAAGAACCCGAAGAAAAACCCCAGGACCAACCCCAGCCCGAAGAAGCCAAAGCCTGA
- a CDS encoding RluA family pseudouridine synthase encodes MMEKLFEVIFEDGELLVINKPAGLVCHPTKGDVYSSLISRVRLHLGAEARAHLVNRLDRETSGVVLVAKSDVAARELRKLWEERVVRKEYWAIVHGRVASSGGSVEAALGRDTESIVAVKDRVREDGALSRTDFEVVQRFGRAEGEFTWLRVWPHTGRKHQIRIHLAHIGHAIVGDKLYGGDEDIYMALVEDRMTAEQRARMILPWQGLHAREVRFVWRGVERVFAAEAEGWFMDFLREGGVVEKMMGRGVGGV; translated from the coding sequence ATGATGGAAAAATTGTTTGAGGTGATTTTTGAGGATGGAGAGTTGTTGGTGATTAACAAGCCAGCGGGGTTGGTTTGTCATCCGACGAAGGGGGATGTGTATTCGAGTTTGATTAGCCGGGTGCGGTTGCATCTCGGGGCGGAGGCGCGGGCGCATTTGGTGAATCGGCTGGATCGGGAGACGAGTGGGGTGGTGTTGGTGGCGAAGTCGGATGTGGCGGCGCGGGAGTTGCGGAAGCTGTGGGAGGAGCGGGTGGTGCGAAAGGAGTATTGGGCGATTGTGCATGGGCGGGTGGCGTCGAGTGGGGGGAGTGTTGAGGCGGCGCTGGGCAGGGATACGGAAAGTATTGTGGCGGTGAAGGATAGGGTGCGCGAGGATGGGGCGTTGTCGCGGACGGATTTTGAGGTGGTGCAGCGGTTTGGGCGCGCGGAGGGGGAGTTTACGTGGTTGAGGGTGTGGCCGCACACGGGGCGGAAGCATCAGATTCGTATTCATTTGGCGCATATCGGGCATGCGATTGTGGGGGATAAGTTGTATGGCGGGGATGAGGATATATATATGGCGCTGGTGGAGGATCGAATGACGGCGGAGCAGCGTGCGCGGATGATCTTGCCGTGGCAGGGATTACATGCGCGGGAGGTGAGGTTTGTTTGGCGGGGGGTGGAGAGGGTTTTCGCGGCGGAGGCGGAGGGGTGGTTTATGGATTTTTTGCGGGAGGGAGGGGTGGTGGAAAAAATGATGGGCAGGGGTGTGGGAGGGGTTTAA
- a CDS encoding alcohol dehydrogenase catalytic domain-containing protein, with amino-acid sequence MFAIPKTMSAVVYRGVKDLRVETLPVPKIGPGELLVKVAACGVCPTDIKKIHYGTVSPPRVFGHETAGTIVRMGANVRVFRVGERVALHHHIPCMRCHECRHGAFAQCAQYKRTGITAGFEPAGGGYAEYVRVMSFVLPGVVKIPARNTFIEGAMQEPVNTVLKAVERLRLLKGDVVLVAGQGPIGLLFTRLLALRGVKVIASDLLPERLKLAQAWGASWALVAGDKNFAEGVEKITRGRGLDAAVIAVPSDAAVLQAQELLRGAGQLLLFAHTKRGSQMSVDPSSVCVDEKDLLGSYSADFTIQKEVAKLVFSRKLDVRKLVTHEFPLEETAVAVELASNPRPESLKIIVAVEKP; translated from the coding sequence GTGTTTGCGATTCCTAAAACGATGTCGGCGGTGGTGTATCGCGGGGTGAAGGATTTGCGGGTGGAGACGTTGCCGGTGCCGAAAATCGGGCCGGGTGAATTGCTGGTGAAGGTGGCGGCGTGCGGAGTGTGCCCGACGGATATTAAGAAGATCCATTACGGGACGGTGTCGCCACCGCGGGTGTTCGGCCATGAAACGGCGGGGACGATTGTGCGAATGGGCGCGAATGTGCGGGTATTTCGCGTGGGTGAACGGGTGGCGTTGCATCATCACATCCCGTGCATGAGGTGTCACGAGTGCCGGCATGGGGCATTCGCCCAGTGCGCGCAATATAAACGGACGGGGATCACGGCGGGATTCGAGCCGGCGGGCGGAGGTTATGCGGAATACGTGCGGGTGATGTCGTTTGTGCTGCCAGGCGTGGTGAAGATTCCGGCGCGGAATACGTTTATTGAGGGAGCAATGCAGGAGCCGGTGAATACGGTGTTGAAGGCGGTGGAGCGGTTGCGGTTGTTGAAGGGGGATGTGGTATTGGTCGCGGGACAAGGGCCGATTGGGTTGTTGTTTACGCGGTTGCTGGCGTTGCGAGGCGTGAAGGTTATTGCGAGCGATCTTTTGCCGGAGCGGTTGAAATTGGCACAAGCATGGGGGGCAAGTTGGGCATTGGTGGCGGGCGATAAAAATTTTGCGGAGGGCGTGGAAAAAATAACTCGCGGGCGAGGCCTTGATGCGGCGGTGATCGCGGTGCCGTCGGATGCGGCGGTTTTGCAGGCGCAGGAGCTTTTGCGCGGGGCGGGGCAGCTATTATTGTTTGCGCACACGAAACGCGGAAGCCAGATGAGCGTGGATCCATCGAGTGTTTGCGTTGATGAGAAAGATTTGTTGGGCAGCTACTCCGCCGATTTTACGATTCAGAAGGAAGTGGCGAAACTCGTCTTTTCGCGCAAGCTGGATGTGCGGAAACTGGTTACGCATGAGTTCCCGCTCGAAGAAACTGCGGTTGCTGTAGAACTTGCATCCAATCCCCGACCAGAATCGTTAAAAATTATAGTGGCAGTCGAAAAACCGTAA
- a CDS encoding PEP-CTERM sorting domain-containing protein, with protein MKKLTTIPVALFICIGAYAQGTIQYANNPGVPVKTTINGVTANANSTGGDQVEMFYQIDNGGAAPAAITSMNGALGNWIATSVTPVLQPPAGPTGVFDAPSVTLQNVPLGATVWLEIVGWDNNAASVAAALSGGSTLFGNSAVWSEGTGGAGTPPATAPAITGAGQFTGMTLTAIPNTPEPTTIALGALGAASLLAFRRKK; from the coding sequence ATGAAAAAACTAACAACAATCCCGGTCGCGCTATTCATTTGCATTGGTGCTTACGCTCAGGGGACAATTCAATACGCTAACAATCCTGGCGTGCCTGTTAAAACTACTATTAATGGTGTTACTGCTAATGCTAACTCTACTGGCGGTGATCAGGTTGAAATGTTCTATCAAATAGACAATGGTGGTGCTGCTCCGGCTGCCATTACTTCTATGAATGGTGCCTTGGGAAATTGGATAGCAACATCTGTAACGCCTGTTTTACAGCCTCCGGCTGGTCCTACTGGTGTTTTTGATGCTCCTAGTGTAACTTTGCAAAATGTTCCTCTTGGTGCGACCGTTTGGCTTGAAATCGTAGGTTGGGACAATAACGCAGCTTCTGTGGCTGCTGCTTTAAGCGGGGGTTCGACCTTGTTTGGTAACTCTGCAGTGTGGAGCGAGGGAACTGGCGGGGCTGGTACTCCTCCAGCTACAGCGCCTGCAATTACTGGTGCTGGTCAGTTCACGGGGATGACTCTCACGGCTATTCCCAATACTCCTGAGCCGACCACGATCGCTCTTGGCGCTCTTGGTGCAGCTTCCTTGTTGGCTTTCCGCCGCAAGAAATAA